A stretch of the Capsicum annuum cultivar UCD-10X-F1 chromosome 10, UCD10Xv1.1, whole genome shotgun sequence genome encodes the following:
- the LOC107845719 gene encoding protein SCARECROW, translating into MAKAFPLNGENCTDTTGEKIVVGGSSTGEKLQATSKDINNVHRQGLLHGDSGKMVRKRAASDMEIQTGAGEDHRYLRRPVTIGGSHAQMSVSTSSFGHNINNIPTTTNVSNYSTMQMLPSSTNLCGVTSRGPGIDTGFSNSTPNLTYTDAITSHHQLQGPQTQNDNQSPSVCVFSGLPLFPPDRNRQNSGLLLQQPATAAAAAVVSSPLTTGRIDTMEDSTSATAWIDSIIKDLINSSAQVSVPQLIQNVREIIHPCNPYLASLLEYRLRSLNTGGADQNDPMECWRRKEPLPQLAGLQQQVQNSANLLQHNILSLRDSSNNQYLNWEIALPASHNAPVAPSVNQHQQLGGNNPTATDLSFVTPPILSPQVQQQQQEESPQSQQQAAIDLEQQKQQQSSCSLSPTSVADSSVKIKTTTPVPPVPVNTYKEKKEEERQQKRDEEGLHLLTLLLQCAEAVSADNLEEANKMLLEVSELSTPFGTSAQRVAAYFSEAMSARLLNSCLGIYAALPMTSVPVLYTQKLASAFQVFNGISPFIKFSHFTANQAIQEAFEREDQVHIIDLDIMQGLQWPGLFHILASRPGGPPFVRLTGLGTSMDALEATGKRLSDFAERLGLPFEFLPLADKVGNLDPEKLNVSKREAVAVHWLQHSLYDVTGSDSNTLSLLQRLAPKVVTVVEQDLSHAGSFLGRFVEAIHYYSALFDSLGACYGEESEERHVVEQQLLSKEIRNVLAVGGPSRSGEVKFNNWREKLQQSGFRCLSLAGNAAAQATLLLGMFPSHGYTLVEDNGTLKLGWKDLCLFTASAWRPNSLHVASGSRHFSRPNMD; encoded by the exons ATGGCAAAGGCTTTTCCTCTGAATGGTGAGAACTGCACGGATACTACCGGTGAAAAGATTGTCGTTGGCGGTAGCAGTACTGGAGAGAAGCTTCAGGCTACAAGCAAGGACATCAATAACGTGCACCGTCAAGGTCTTCTCCACGGTGACAGCGGCAAAATGGTGAGAAAAAGGGCGGCCTCCGACATGGAGATCCAGACGGGGGCAGGCGAAGACCATAGGTATCTACGACGTCCGGTAACCATAGGCGGGTCTCATGCTCAGATGAGCGTTTCCACCAGTAGTTTTGGTCATAATATCAACAATATCCCAACGACGACCAACGTCTCCAACTACTCCACTATGCAAATGTTACCTTCTTCCACGAACTTGTGCGGTGTGACGTCTAGAGGGCCTGGGATTGATACTGGTTTTTCTAATTCAACCCCAAACCTAACTTACACCGACGCCATAACATCGCATCATCAGCTACAAGGTCCACAAACACAGAACGACAATCAATCCCCGTCTGTTTGTGTTTTCTCCGGTTTGCCCCTCTTTCCTCCTGATAGGAACCGCCAAAACAGCGGCTTACTACTACAACAACCTGCAACTGCTGCGGCAGCAGCTGTTGTATCTTCCCCTCTTACAACTGGAAGAATCGATACCATGGAGGATAGCACGTCCGCTACGGCATGGATTGACAGCATAATAAAGGATTTAATCAACAGCTCCGCTCAAGTATCCGTGCCCCAACTCATCCAGAATGTAAGGGAGATAATCCACCCTTGCAATCCATATCTTGCATCCCTCCTGGAGTACAGGCTTCGCTCTCTCAATACTGGTGGTGCTGATCAAAATGACCCCATGGAGTGCTGGAGAAGGAAAGAACCGCTGCCACAGCTTGCGGGCTTACAACAACAGGTCCAAAACAGTGCCAATTTATTGCAGCACAATATTTTGTCCCTTCGGGATTCCTCAAATAACCAATACTTAAACTGGGAAATAGCTTTGCCAGCCAGTCACAACGCTCCGGTGGCGCCCTCTGTGAACCAGCACCAGCAGCTTGGCGGTAATAATCCCACTGCAACAGATCTTTCTTTTGTTACGCCTCCGATTCTTTCTCCTCAAgtgcagcaacaacaacaagaagaatcTCCTCAGTCTCAGCAACAGGCGGCAATAGACTTAGAACAACAGAAGCAGCAGCAATCTTCTTGTTCTCTATCTCCAACGTCGGTGGCTGATAGTAGTgtcaaaataaaaactacaacacCAGTTCCACCAGTCCCAGTCAACACATAcaaagagaaaaaggaagaagAGCGACAACAAAAGAGGGATGAAGAAGGGTTGCACCTTTTGACCTTGCTATTGCAATGTGCAGAAGCCGTATCCGCTGATAATTTAGAAGAGGCAAATAAAATGCTATTGGAAGTGTCCGAACTCTCCACACCCTTTGGCACATCTGCACAGCGGGTCGCTGCATATTTCTCAGAGGCCATGTCAGCAAGGCTATTGAATTCATGCTTGGGAATATACGCAGCGCTGCCAATGACCAGCGTCCCCGTGCTTTATACCCAGAAGTTAGCATCCGCTTTCCAGGTGTTTAACGGGATCAGCCCCTTCATAAAATTCTCACATTTCACAGCCAATCAAGCAATACAAGAAGCTTTCGAGAGAGAAGACCAGGTGCATATCATAGACCTTGATATAATGCAAGGTCTTCAATGGCCCGGTCTCTTTCACATCTTGGCTTCCAGGCCCGGTGGGCCTCCTTTTGTTCGGCTCACTGGGCTTGGAACCTCTATGGATGCTCTTGAAGCAACCGGCAAGCGATTGTCAGATTTTGCTGAGAGATTAGGCCTTCCTTTCGAGTTTTTACCCCTCGCCGACAAAGTTGGAAACTTAGACCCTGAGAAATTGAATGTAAGCAAGAGAGAAGCTGTTGCGGTTCATTGGTTGCAACATTCACTTTACGATGTCACTGGCAGCGACTCTAATACACTCTCCCTCTTGCAAAG GTTGGCTCCAAAGGTGGTGACTGTAGTGGAACAAGACCTGAGTCACGCGGGTTCATTCTTGGGGAGGTTTGTTGAAGCTATACATTACTACTCGGCTCTATTTGACTCACTAGGCGCGTGCTACGGGGAGGAGAGTGAAGAAAGACACGTCGTGGAGCAACAACTCTTATCAAAAGAGATACGCAATGTGCTGGCTGTAGGCGGTCCATCAAGGAGTGGCGAGGTGAAGTTCAATAATTGGAGAGAAAAACTTCAACAGTCTGGGTTCAGGTGCTTATCTCTTGCAGGCAATGCTGCAGCACAAGCTACTCTTTTGCTTGGAATGTTCCCTTCTCATGGATACACTTTGGTTGAGGATAATGGAACTCTCAAACTTGGCTGGAAAGATCTATGCTTGTTTACTGCTTCTGCATGGAGGCCTAATTCCTTGCATGTTGCATCCGGTTCTCGTCACTTCTCTCGTCCCAATATGGATTAG